A DNA window from Bacteroidales bacterium contains the following coding sequences:
- a CDS encoding 6-carboxytetrahydropterin synthase, whose product MKVTACRKTHFNATHRLHNPNWDDARNEKIFGSCNNPNYHGHNYNLTVKVKGEVDAETGYVMDMKVLKDIVKEHIEDRYDHKNLYLDVEDFADMNPSAENIAIKIWNLLRVQIDEKYELSIVLYETERNFVEYDGK is encoded by the coding sequence ATGAAAGTTACTGCCTGTCGAAAAACGCATTTCAACGCCACGCATCGCCTGCACAACCCAAACTGGGACGATGCGCGCAACGAGAAAATATTTGGGTCGTGCAACAATCCAAACTACCACGGCCACAACTACAACCTGACGGTAAAAGTGAAGGGGGAGGTGGACGCCGAAACCGGCTATGTGATGGACATGAAGGTGCTCAAGGATATTGTGAAAGAGCACATCGAAGATCGCTACGATCATAAAAATCTATATCTCGATGTGGAGGATTTTGCTGATATGAATCCCAGCGCTGAAAATATTGCCATCAAAATCTGGAATCTTTTGCGGGTGCAGATTGATGAAAAATATGAGCTGTCGATTGTTTTGTATGAAACCGAACGCAATTTTGTGGAATACGATGGGAAGTAA
- the yidD gene encoding membrane protein insertion efficiency factor YidD, whose protein sequence is MKPNAILWNTMGSKTAVDRNVVISADMRKGSWLNSLGRSLLIAPVRFYQYAISPFTPASCRHIPTCSEYTVQAIKRHGIVAGGALSASRIARCHPWGTSGIDPVPNFIIKKINLHKITGHTPRAPRYDLLRQKIITVLAVFLVVIMAGCNSAMEEKSQQKHRRVLVSILPQKYFVDQIAGDLLQVQVLIPPGTSPHLYDPAPRQMAGIAKTDIYFYNGSLSFEKNLLGEISANFPALKTIALSTGITMLDGSEQHYHDDGDAHDHQGADPHIWLSPKNVKLMAKTIYETLAAFYPEDSARFRENYERFLSETEKTDREIAQELQAMPNRSFMIFHPSLTYFAKYYDLQQIPIEMQGKEPSPAQMLQSIKQAKEAGLHTIFIQVEFDRANAELIAREIDGRIVQIDPLAYNWPENMLAIAHALSESALPIKN, encoded by the coding sequence ATGAAACCGAACGCAATTTTGTGGAATACGATGGGAAGTAAGACTGCAGTGGATCGGAATGTTGTTATCTCCGCCGATATGCGCAAGGGCTCGTGGCTCAACAGCCTGGGGCGCAGCTTGCTGATAGCTCCGGTGCGTTTTTATCAATATGCCATTTCACCATTTACGCCCGCCAGTTGCCGCCACATCCCCACCTGTAGCGAATACACGGTGCAAGCCATCAAAAGGCACGGCATCGTAGCCGGTGGCGCTCTCTCGGCCAGCCGCATCGCCCGCTGTCATCCGTGGGGGACTTCCGGCATCGACCCTGTGCCCAATTTTATTATTAAAAAAATAAACCTTCATAAAATTACCGGCCACACACCGCGTGCGCCGCGATACGACTTGCTGCGGCAAAAAATCATTACTGTGCTCGCCGTTTTTTTGGTGGTAATAATGGCGGGATGTAATTCAGCAATGGAAGAAAAGTCACAACAAAAGCACCGCCGGGTGTTGGTGAGCATCCTGCCGCAGAAATATTTTGTCGATCAGATTGCCGGTGATTTGTTGCAAGTCCAGGTGCTAATACCGCCCGGAACGAGCCCACATCTGTACGATCCGGCACCCCGGCAGATGGCCGGGATTGCTAAAACCGACATTTACTTTTATAATGGAAGTCTTAGTTTTGAAAAAAATCTGCTGGGCGAGATCAGCGCCAACTTCCCGGCGCTTAAAACCATTGCGCTAAGCACCGGCATAACAATGCTGGATGGAAGCGAGCAACACTATCACGATGACGGCGACGCCCACGATCACCAGGGAGCCGATCCGCACATCTGGCTTTCGCCAAAAAATGTGAAGCTGATGGCGAAGACGATTTATGAGACGCTGGCAGCATTTTATCCGGAAGACAGCGCTCGCTTTCGCGAAAATTATGAGCGCTTTTTATCAGAGACAGAAAAGACTGACCGCGAGATAGCGCAAGAGCTGCAAGCCATGCCCAATCGCAGTTTTATGATTTTTCATCCTTCACTCACCTATTTTGCCAAATATTACGATTTGCAACAGATACCCATAGAAATGCAGGGGAAGGAGCCTTCGCCGGCGCAGATGCTGCAATCGATAAAGCAGGCCAAAGAGGCGGGGCTGCACACCATATTTATTCAGGTAGAGTTTGATCGGGCTAACGCCGAACTGATTGCCCGTGAAA